A part of bacterium genomic DNA contains:
- a CDS encoding response regulator, producing the protein MIVTNELLYLLEQFGGGGEDPGNNAVRFLLALFFWAGLCAVAYQQYGRLRDRRDLTIAVAATVGGAREAVMFLMEYGAWRGWFPPLLSYRVFPPLEHALTDIGRVILGFAYLRYYLPGKNAGRTYLRAGVGAFVALYLITAPLWVRFLDSHPEMLAGGARFGLFWGDFAFRLAAFVFMGFVVARLATAAPTTRKVQPAVYAGFVFIFLDEFLMLINLSLGDAAYRGLFAPVRHNLGIWAIPFFIWAFWGELLRQATEEKTRSEGILTAIGDGIGIEGPDHRVLYQNPAHRAMVGEHAGESCAAMRPSGVEECLLARSFREGTGCTEGRTLRTPAGALDVEVSTSLLRDPDGRITGGIEVVRDITARRRAEEALRESEARYRTLVENIDHGITLIDTRFRIVMANAAHRRLVREPGQDATGKLCYAAVHGRSAVCPDCPGAVAIATRKKAVVERSVVRPDGSALSVRIQAFPVLGPDGAAHGFIELVENTTEQKKAEAERRRLEERIQQTQKMESLGILAGGIAHDFNNLLMGILGNTDLALAKTAPESPARPFLKSVDRAAQRAADLTNQMLAYSGKGRFVVEPINLSRVVEEIGHLLATVVSKRATVRYHLAADLPPVEADATQIRQVVMNLITNASDALGEAEGTITVATGVIDVDPAYLGSLVLSDRLEPGPHVFVEVSDNGAGMDEATRARIFDPFFTTKHTGRGLGLAAVLGIVRGHHGAIKVYSEPGRGSTFKVLLPALLGAREPAAGHPEAATAAAPGQAGARGTVLVVDDEPMVRETTRSMLEEAGYSVLTACDGAEGVEVFRANAGRLAAVILDMTMPRMGGEEAFREMRRIDETVPVILSSGFNEQDAVNRFIGKGLAGFIQKPYRLQALLERLETALARRAGRRPADEA; encoded by the coding sequence GTGATTGTGACAAACGAGTTACTATATCTACTCGAGCAATTTGGAGGCGGCGGCGAGGACCCGGGGAACAACGCCGTCCGCTTCCTGCTGGCGCTCTTCTTCTGGGCGGGGCTTTGCGCCGTCGCCTACCAGCAGTACGGCCGGCTGCGGGACAGGCGCGACCTGACGATCGCGGTGGCCGCGACGGTCGGCGGCGCCCGCGAGGCGGTGATGTTCCTCATGGAGTACGGCGCCTGGCGCGGCTGGTTCCCGCCCCTGCTCTCCTACCGCGTCTTCCCGCCGCTCGAGCACGCGCTCACGGACATCGGGCGCGTCATCCTCGGCTTTGCGTACCTGCGCTACTACCTCCCGGGGAAGAACGCCGGTCGGACCTACCTGCGCGCCGGCGTCGGCGCCTTCGTCGCGCTGTATCTGATCACGGCGCCCCTGTGGGTCCGCTTCCTCGACAGTCATCCCGAGATGCTCGCGGGTGGCGCGCGGTTCGGCCTGTTCTGGGGCGATTTCGCGTTCCGGCTCGCCGCCTTCGTCTTCATGGGCTTCGTCGTCGCGCGGCTGGCGACGGCCGCCCCCACGACGCGAAAGGTGCAGCCCGCGGTCTACGCGGGTTTCGTCTTCATCTTCCTCGACGAATTCCTGATGCTCATCAACCTCTCCCTCGGCGACGCCGCGTACCGCGGGCTCTTCGCGCCGGTCCGCCACAATCTCGGCATCTGGGCGATCCCGTTCTTCATCTGGGCGTTCTGGGGCGAGCTGCTGCGCCAGGCGACGGAGGAGAAGACGCGGAGCGAGGGGATCCTGACGGCCATCGGCGACGGCATCGGCATCGAGGGGCCCGACCACCGGGTGCTCTACCAGAACCCCGCGCACCGCGCGATGGTCGGCGAGCACGCGGGCGAGTCGTGCGCCGCCATGCGCCCCAGCGGCGTGGAGGAGTGCCTGCTCGCGCGCTCCTTCCGCGAGGGGACCGGCTGCACGGAGGGCAGGACCCTGCGGACCCCGGCCGGCGCCCTCGACGTCGAGGTCTCGACGTCGCTCCTGCGCGATCCGGACGGCCGGATCACGGGCGGCATCGAGGTCGTCCGCGACATCACGGCGCGCCGGCGCGCCGAGGAGGCGCTGCGCGAGAGCGAGGCGCGGTATCGGACCCTGGTCGAGAACATCGACCACGGCATCACGCTCATCGACACCCGGTTCCGGATCGTCATGGCGAACGCGGCCCACCGCCGGCTGGTCCGGGAGCCCGGGCAGGACGCCACCGGCAAGCTCTGCTACGCGGCGGTGCACGGCCGCAGCGCGGTCTGTCCGGACTGCCCGGGAGCGGTGGCCATCGCGACGCGGAAGAAGGCCGTCGTCGAGAGGAGCGTGGTCCGTCCCGACGGCAGCGCGCTCTCGGTGCGGATCCAGGCCTTCCCCGTGCTCGGTCCCGACGGCGCGGCGCACGGCTTCATCGAACTGGTCGAGAACACGACCGAGCAGAAGAAGGCGGAGGCCGAGCGCCGTCGGCTCGAGGAGCGCATCCAGCAGACCCAGAAGATGGAGAGCCTCGGCATCCTCGCCGGCGGCATCGCCCACGATTTCAACAACCTGCTCATGGGCATCCTCGGCAACACGGACCTCGCGCTGGCGAAGACGGCGCCGGAGTCGCCCGCCCGCCCCTTCCTCAAGTCCGTGGACCGCGCGGCGCAGCGGGCGGCGGACCTGACGAACCAGATGCTGGCGTACTCCGGGAAGGGGCGCTTCGTGGTCGAGCCGATCAACCTCTCGCGGGTCGTCGAGGAGATCGGGCACCTGCTCGCCACCGTCGTCTCCAAGAGGGCCACGGTGCGCTACCACCTCGCGGCCGATCTACCGCCGGTCGAGGCCGACGCGACCCAGATCAGGCAGGTCGTGATGAACCTGATCACCAACGCCTCGGACGCGCTCGGCGAGGCGGAGGGGACGATCACCGTGGCCACGGGGGTGATCGACGTCGACCCGGCCTACCTCGGCTCGCTGGTGCTGAGCGACCGGCTCGAGCCCGGCCCGCACGTGTTCGTGGAGGTCTCGGACAACGGCGCCGGGATGGACGAGGCGACGCGGGCGCGGATCTTCGACCCGTTCTTCACGACGAAGCACACCGGCCGCGGGCTCGGGCTGGCGGCGGTGCTGGGCATCGTGCGGGGGCACCACGGCGCGATCAAGGTCTACAGCGAGCCCGGCCGCGGGAGCACGTTCAAGGTGCTCCTCCCGGCCCTGCTGGGCGCGCGCGAGCCCGCGGCCGGGCACCCCGAGGCGGCGACGGCAGCCGCGCCCGGCCAGGCGGGGGCGCGCGGGACCGTGCTGGTCGTCGACGACGAGCCCATGGTCCGGGAGACGACGCGCTCGATGCTCGAGGAGGCCGGCTACAGCGTGCTCACCGCCTGCGACGGCGCGGAGGGCGTCGAAGTCTTCCGCGCCAACGCCGGGCGGCTCGCGGCGGTCATCCTCGACATGACGAT
- the rsmB gene encoding 16S rRNA (cytosine(967)-C(5))-methyltransferase RsmB yields MSSGTASRLAAARTLAGLLGERPLPIPGRQGERLEPRDARFAAELAHGVVRHLSRVDRAIEGASGKPPERISRPALAAARIGVYQLIFTPSVPAYAAVSASVELARALEPRTAGFVNWLLRRAGPESLAPPRREDFEDAAAWLAALHSFPPWLVRRWIARLGEDETGRLLEAMNEFPPPHVRVNPLRSPVDAARDALAAAGFDTTPGRYAPACLHVGGSGTLTETALFRDGALYLQDESSQLAALALAPRPGERILDACAGVGGKTTQIAELAGNAAAIVALDRDARRLALLGENAARLGARGIEARRGDLLDEATLAGERFDAVLLDAPCSALGTIPRHPEVKWAKRAADPRRLAATQLRLLERAAALLPPGGRVVYSTCSTEPEEGEEVIARFVAAHADFAAVDMAAAGPGASGILNAAELRTPEGFLRSWPHRHGIGAAFVALATRRH; encoded by the coding sequence ATGTCGTCAGGCACTGCCTCGCGCCTCGCGGCCGCGCGGACGCTCGCCGGGCTCCTCGGGGAACGGCCGCTCCCCATACCGGGCCGACAGGGCGAGCGACTCGAGCCGCGGGACGCCCGCTTCGCCGCCGAGCTGGCCCACGGCGTCGTCCGCCATCTGTCGCGCGTCGACCGGGCCATCGAGGGGGCATCCGGCAAGCCGCCGGAGAGGATCTCGCGCCCTGCCCTCGCCGCCGCCCGGATCGGCGTCTACCAGCTCATCTTCACCCCCTCCGTCCCGGCGTACGCCGCAGTCTCCGCGAGCGTCGAGCTGGCGCGGGCGCTCGAGCCGCGAACAGCCGGCTTCGTCAACTGGCTGCTCCGCCGCGCCGGCCCCGAGTCCCTCGCCCCGCCGCGGCGCGAGGACTTCGAGGACGCCGCCGCCTGGCTGGCCGCGCTGCACTCCTTCCCCCCGTGGCTGGTGCGCCGCTGGATCGCGCGCCTCGGCGAGGACGAGACGGGGCGGCTCCTCGAGGCGATGAACGAGTTCCCGCCGCCGCACGTGCGTGTCAACCCGCTGCGCTCCCCGGTGGACGCCGCCCGCGACGCGCTGGCCGCCGCAGGATTCGACACCACGCCCGGGCGCTACGCGCCGGCCTGCCTCCACGTCGGCGGCTCCGGGACGCTGACGGAGACCGCGCTCTTTCGCGACGGCGCACTCTATCTGCAGGACGAGTCTTCGCAGCTCGCCGCCCTCGCGCTCGCGCCGCGGCCGGGCGAGCGCATCCTCGACGCCTGCGCCGGAGTCGGCGGCAAGACGACGCAGATCGCGGAGCTGGCCGGGAACGCGGCTGCCATCGTCGCGCTCGACCGCGATGCGCGCAGGCTGGCGCTGCTCGGGGAGAACGCGGCGCGCCTCGGCGCCCGCGGGATCGAGGCGCGGCGCGGCGACCTGCTCGACGAGGCGACGCTCGCCGGCGAGCGCTTCGACGCCGTGCTCCTCGACGCGCCCTGCAGCGCGCTCGGCACCATCCCGCGCCACCCCGAGGTCAAGTGGGCCAAGCGCGCCGCCGACCCACGACGCCTCGCCGCGACGCAGCTGCGGCTGCTCGAGCGCGCCGCGGCGCTGCTGCCCCCCGGCGGCCGCGTCGTCTACAGCACCTGCTCGACCGAGCCGGAGGAGGGCGAGGAGGTGATCGCGCGCTTCGTCGCGGCGCACGCGGACTTCGCCGCCGTCGACATGGCGGCTGCCGGGCCGGGCGCGAGCGGCATCCTCAACGCGGCGGAACTGCGGACGCCCGAGGGCTTCCTGCGTTCCTGGCCGCACCGGCATGGCATCGGCGCCGCCTTCGTGGCTCTGGCAACGCGCAGGCACTGA